A single Acidaminococcus sp. DNA region contains:
- a CDS encoding Na+/H+ antiporter NhaC family protein — protein MNVQPVDVGILSLVPPVIAITLALLTKEVISSLVLGILSGGLIYSLATGASLVEIAAFPFEVMAKTVGTPDKFNIILFLALLGALVCVVTRAGGSQAYGQWATKHIKSKRSAELATSFLGILIFIDDYFNCLTVGTVMKPVTDKYRISRAKLAYIIDTTAAPVCIIAPVSSWAAAVGSTLYETGAFSNELSAFFATIPYNMYAILSIFMVMALSFTDLEFGPMADAEWEAEQTGNVGAVDQGTDTKNPMISSKGTVWDLIIPIGGLIVFTILAMIYNGGYWAKDITLQEAIGNCNSSAALVLGGFLALVLAFLMFVPRKLIGFRDFMSNIGAGINTMVPAYIILCLAWTIGSLCQNYLGTGKYIGMLVQTSHLPIQLIPAIVFLVAAGLSFSIGTAWGTFGIFIPIVVFICKAAPAQIMTVTLAATLAGSVFGDHCSPISDTTILSSSGAGCEHIKHVSTQIPYAVVVAFCCLISYLVAGFSGGSAVLTIAAGIIMLLVTLTILHKRARARLVKK, from the coding sequence ATGAATGTACAACCTGTCGATGTTGGTATCCTATCTTTGGTCCCGCCTGTCATTGCAATTACCCTGGCACTCCTCACCAAAGAAGTCATTTCTTCACTGGTACTGGGAATTCTTTCCGGCGGATTGATATACTCCCTGGCAACCGGTGCCAGCCTTGTGGAAATTGCCGCCTTCCCTTTTGAAGTAATGGCTAAAACAGTAGGCACGCCTGACAAATTTAACATTATTCTGTTTCTCGCGCTTCTGGGCGCACTTGTCTGCGTCGTAACGCGTGCCGGCGGTTCCCAGGCTTACGGGCAATGGGCCACCAAGCACATTAAATCCAAACGTTCGGCTGAACTGGCAACAAGTTTTCTTGGCATCTTAATTTTCATCGATGATTATTTTAACTGCCTGACAGTCGGTACGGTCATGAAGCCGGTAACGGATAAATACAGAATTTCCCGGGCTAAGCTGGCTTATATCATTGATACGACGGCAGCGCCGGTCTGCATCATTGCCCCGGTTTCCAGCTGGGCTGCAGCTGTCGGCTCCACCCTTTATGAAACGGGTGCTTTCTCCAACGAACTGTCTGCTTTCTTTGCAACAATCCCTTACAACATGTATGCCATTCTTTCTATTTTCATGGTCATGGCGCTTTCTTTTACCGATCTGGAATTCGGTCCTATGGCTGACGCAGAATGGGAAGCCGAACAGACAGGGAATGTCGGTGCCGTGGATCAGGGTACAGATACAAAAAATCCGATGATTTCCTCCAAAGGTACGGTCTGGGATTTGATTATTCCAATCGGCGGTCTGATTGTCTTCACGATTCTCGCCATGATCTATAACGGCGGCTACTGGGCTAAAGACATCACACTGCAGGAAGCTATCGGCAACTGCAACTCTTCCGCCGCTCTCGTACTTGGCGGTTTCCTGGCACTGGTACTTGCTTTTCTGATGTTCGTACCGCGCAAACTGATTGGGTTCCGTGATTTCATGAGCAACATTGGGGCCGGTATCAACACGATGGTACCTGCTTATATCATTTTGTGCCTTGCCTGGACCATTGGTTCCCTCTGCCAGAATTACCTCGGTACCGGCAAATACATCGGTATGCTGGTTCAGACGAGCCATCTGCCGATTCAGCTCATCCCTGCCATCGTATTTCTGGTTGCTGCAGGACTTTCCTTCTCCATCGGAACAGCCTGGGGCACGTTCGGCATTTTCATTCCAATTGTTGTCTTCATCTGCAAGGCCGCTCCTGCTCAGATTATGACGGTTACCCTCGCTGCTACCCTGGCAGGTTCCGTATTCGGCGACCATTGTTCCCCGATTTCCGATACGACGATTCTTTCGTCTTCCGGAGCCGGATGTGAACATATCAAGCACGTCAGCACCCAGATTCCTTACGCTGTTGTCGTAGCCTTCTGCTGCCTTATCAGCTACCTCGTAGCCGGTTTCTCCGGCGGCAGCGCGGTTCTGACGATTGCTGCAGGCATCATCATGCTGCTTGTCACGCTGACCATTCTCCACAAGAGAGCACGCGCCCGTCTTGTAAAGAAATAA
- a CDS encoding universal stress protein, translating into MFKKILVPVDGSEPAWRALATAEDLAKTYHGDLIVLHVIQKMSMTGLVLSANNASIQTESPNVSASKIGKMIIDTAKDKLAGFTGKVEYEMEFGNPAETVIEKAKEKDASVIVIGRRGLSGVEEFLLGSVSSRVVEYSDVPVVVVK; encoded by the coding sequence ATGTTTAAAAAGATTCTTGTTCCAGTTGATGGTTCTGAGCCTGCCTGGAGGGCACTTGCAACCGCAGAAGATCTGGCAAAAACATATCATGGAGATTTGATTGTGCTCCACGTTATTCAAAAAATGAGCATGACGGGCCTTGTTCTGAGCGCCAATAACGCATCCATTCAGACAGAAAGTCCGAACGTCAGTGCTTCCAAGATTGGTAAGATGATTATCGATACGGCTAAAGACAAACTGGCAGGATTTACCGGGAAAGTTGAATACGAAATGGAATTTGGCAACCCGGCTGAGACGGTCATTGAAAAAGCAAAAGAAAAAGACGCTTCCGTCATCGTTATTGGCCGCCGCGGCCTTTCCGGTGTGGAAGAATTCCTGCTCGGCAGCGTCAGCAGCAGGGTCGTAGAGTATTCGGATGTTCCTGTTGTAGTCGTGAAGTAA
- a CDS encoding universal stress protein, with product MFKKILVPVDGSATSWKALETAEKLAQTFKGELLVVHVVQTYNSAELYVNGLEAGTLSAENNQITMIGSRILETAKAKLQGFTGKADFALEVGHPADRIVEVAKEKGVTDIVIGSRGLSGIAEFFLGSVSSKVSQYAAVPVLIVK from the coding sequence ATGTTTAAGAAGATCCTGGTTCCTGTAGATGGTTCCGCAACATCCTGGAAAGCGCTTGAAACAGCGGAAAAATTGGCGCAGACATTTAAGGGTGAGCTGCTTGTTGTTCACGTGGTCCAGACCTATAACAGTGCTGAACTCTACGTAAACGGCCTGGAAGCGGGAACGCTCTCAGCAGAAAATAATCAGATTACGATGATTGGCAGCCGCATTTTGGAGACGGCCAAAGCAAAATTGCAGGGATTTACAGGGAAGGCTGACTTTGCTCTGGAAGTAGGTCATCCGGCGGATCGGATTGTCGAAGTTGCCAAGGAAAAGGGCGTGACGGATATCGTCATCGGCAGCCGCGGCCTGTCAGGTATTGCGGAATTCTTCCTCGGCAGTGTGAGCTCGAAAGTATCTCAGTATGCTGCAGTGCCGGTATTGATTGTAAAATAA
- a CDS encoding universal stress protein translates to MINKILVPIDGSEIAMRAMDFAIEMGSKFNSQIIVLNVDIPYDLSRIKPPLKDKDGNVVESAQLSPLEAAEKRAKKSGYDRISFKKYVDIDPAEKIVEAAQKNDVDLIVMGNRGMGVLAGFFLGSVSTKVSQSAPCPVTIVK, encoded by the coding sequence ATGATTAACAAGATTTTGGTTCCTATTGATGGTTCTGAGATTGCAATGAGAGCCATGGATTTCGCAATTGAGATGGGCAGTAAGTTTAATTCCCAGATTATTGTACTCAACGTAGATATTCCGTACGATCTCAGCCGGATTAAACCTCCGCTGAAGGATAAAGACGGCAACGTAGTGGAATCCGCACAGCTTTCTCCGCTGGAAGCAGCTGAAAAGAGAGCTAAAAAGAGCGGATATGACCGGATTTCCTTCAAGAAGTACGTCGATATCGACCCGGCGGAAAAAATCGTGGAAGCCGCTCAAAAGAACGATGTGGACCTGATTGTGATGGGTAACCGCGGCATGGGCGTGCTGGCCGGTTTCTTCCTGGGCAGTGTCAGCACAAAGGTTTCCCAAAGTGCACCTTGCCCGGTTACGATTGTGAAGTAA
- a CDS encoding universal stress protein yields the protein MFEKILVPVDGSETSWRAMEEARQLAEAFKGELVVINVVQPYNNAALLVVPLDQATISQGNAELTKLGNSVLETAKEKMKDFKGKVEFILEVGHPSERILAVSKDKNCTAIVIGSRGLSGIAEFFLGSVSSKVSQYATVPVLIVK from the coding sequence ATGTTCGAAAAGATTCTCGTACCGGTTGATGGGTCCGAAACTTCCTGGCGTGCCATGGAAGAAGCAAGACAGCTGGCAGAAGCCTTTAAGGGCGAGTTGGTTGTAATCAACGTAGTTCAGCCCTATAACAATGCAGCTCTGCTGGTAGTTCCTCTGGATCAGGCGACAATCAGCCAGGGAAATGCCGAGTTAACCAAACTGGGCAACAGTGTGCTTGAAACGGCAAAAGAAAAGATGAAGGACTTCAAGGGCAAGGTTGAATTTATCCTGGAAGTGGGACATCCTTCCGAGAGAATCCTCGCAGTCAGCAAGGACAAGAACTGCACGGCTATCGTCATCGGCAGCCGCGGCCTTTCTGGCATAGCAGAGTTCTTCTTAGGCAGTGTCAGCTCGAAGGTTTCTCAGTATGCAACCGTACCAGTCCTGATTGTGAAGTAA
- a CDS encoding universal stress protein translates to MFKKILVPVDGSETSWKALEAARVLADKFSGEMVVLTVTVPYSSVSLLQVAMDQDVIDRNNERIDEAGDAILQTAREKMQDFKGHVTFEKESGNAAETILDIVSAEKCDAVVIGSRGLSGVEEFFLGSVSSKVSQYADVPVFIIK, encoded by the coding sequence ATGTTTAAAAAGATTCTGGTACCGGTCGATGGATCTGAAACTTCCTGGAAAGCTTTGGAAGCGGCCCGCGTATTGGCAGATAAGTTTAGCGGCGAAATGGTTGTTTTGACTGTGACCGTGCCTTACAGCAGTGTCAGCCTGCTGCAGGTCGCTATGGACCAGGATGTCATCGACCGCAACAACGAGAGAATTGATGAGGCGGGCGACGCGATTCTGCAGACGGCCAGAGAGAAGATGCAGGACTTCAAGGGCCATGTGACATTTGAAAAGGAATCCGGTAATGCTGCCGAAACCATCCTTGATATTGTCAGTGCCGAGAAGTGCGATGCTGTCGTTATCGGCAGCCGCGGCCTGTCCGGCGTGGAAGAATTCTTCCTGGGCAGCGTCAGCTCAAAAGTTTCCCAGTATGCAGACGTACCTGTATTTATCATAAAATAA
- a CDS encoding sodium:sulfate symporter, which translates to MTKSKKDTLWMLISLAAGFAVSQIPAQAPLTQEGMCVLGIFLSSLMMWITISISWPSLITLLLLGFLPHIGFPAVFKGAFGNVTVAFLLFTFVLVYPLSKTNFVRRCTVAFITNSIARRGPWYFVAFLLFSVTFMGLFISPSVLFVAFMPFLEDIYKVLEIEKGSPTGNMLMLGTAFCISLSSGMTAIGHVWPTLAIGYYKAATGIDVNQFQYMAVGIPTGILLVLLLLAVFRWIYRPSDIHDMDLKKAMALRDMVPKTTKKEVMVLSVLALTVLLWVGPSLVKGIAPGFYKVVSKWTTAMPPLLGCILFFVLKDDGKPILNFQEAVSKGILWAAILMTGSATMLGSALTNNTMGIKAWLSAMLGPVAAGLSVQGVILFFFTWCILETNFSSNIVTTTVVTAVALSVLQALPAGTVAIGAVICLIGFGAAICNMTPAGQSTINTVAISSGWTTARDMFVWGGVFSILALLVMSFVGYPLASVIIG; encoded by the coding sequence ATGACAAAGTCGAAGAAAGATACCTTATGGATGCTGATTTCCCTCGCCGCCGGGTTTGCAGTTTCACAAATTCCGGCTCAGGCACCGCTGACGCAGGAAGGTATGTGTGTGCTGGGCATTTTCCTGTCGTCCCTCATGATGTGGATCACGATTTCCATCAGCTGGCCGAGTCTTATCACACTGCTGCTTCTGGGATTTCTTCCGCATATCGGGTTCCCTGCCGTGTTTAAAGGTGCTTTCGGGAACGTTACGGTCGCGTTTCTGCTCTTTACTTTTGTCCTGGTGTATCCTTTGTCCAAGACAAATTTTGTCCGGCGCTGTACCGTGGCCTTTATCACGAACAGCATAGCCCGGAGGGGTCCCTGGTATTTTGTGGCATTTCTGCTGTTTTCCGTCACGTTCATGGGACTTTTCATTTCCCCGTCCGTGCTGTTTGTGGCGTTTATGCCTTTTCTCGAAGATATCTATAAAGTTCTTGAGATAGAGAAGGGCAGTCCGACCGGCAACATGCTGATGCTGGGCACGGCTTTCTGCATCAGCCTTTCTTCCGGGATGACGGCCATCGGACATGTGTGGCCGACCCTCGCCATCGGGTACTACAAGGCTGCCACCGGGATAGATGTAAATCAGTTCCAGTATATGGCTGTCGGCATTCCGACGGGCATCCTGCTGGTACTTCTTCTCCTGGCCGTTTTCAGGTGGATTTACCGTCCTTCCGATATCCATGATATGGACCTCAAGAAAGCAATGGCGCTGCGCGATATGGTGCCGAAAACGACGAAGAAAGAGGTCATGGTGCTCAGCGTGCTGGCACTTACAGTACTTCTCTGGGTCGGCCCGAGCCTTGTGAAGGGTATCGCACCCGGCTTTTACAAAGTGGTAAGTAAATGGACGACGGCTATGCCGCCGCTTTTGGGCTGTATTTTATTCTTTGTATTGAAAGACGACGGAAAACCGATTCTGAACTTCCAGGAAGCTGTTTCCAAGGGCATCCTGTGGGCTGCTATCCTGATGACGGGCTCTGCTACTATGCTGGGCAGTGCCCTTACCAACAATACGATGGGCATTAAAGCCTGGCTGAGCGCCATGCTGGGACCTGTAGCCGCGGGACTTTCCGTGCAGGGCGTCATTCTGTTCTTCTTTACCTGGTGTATCCTCGAAACGAACTTCTCGTCCAATATCGTGACGACGACAGTCGTTACGGCCGTGGCACTTTCTGTGCTGCAGGCACTGCCTGCGGGAACGGTGGCCATCGGCGCAGTCATCTGTCTCATCGGTTTTGGTGCGGCAATCTGCAATATGACTCCGGCAGGGCAATCTACCATTAATACGGTAGCCATCAGTTCGGGGTGGACAACGGCCCGGGATATGTTCGTCTGGGGCGGCGTATTTTCCATTCTGGCCCTTCTTGTCATGAGCTTTGTAGGTTATCCGCTGGCCTCCGTAATTATCGGCTGA
- a CDS encoding chorismate mutase, with the protein MMNLEEARKKIDAIDPQLKKLIMERMDCSLEVAKAKQAKGETTIYRADREKAILDRLSEGVPEDRLAEYLAVVKKIMETSRMYQYGLLFDWNPGLFDELAEGIDVTPGGYRVKVRLTRPNQPNAMSSILSMVGDYGYNMQYMELLSFNNNERTVTFDLTILGDLSETHMKKLMFQLSRESQEFKILANERKEGSEA; encoded by the coding sequence ATGATGAATTTGGAAGAAGCAAGAAAAAAGATCGATGCCATTGACCCGCAGCTGAAAAAGCTCATTATGGAGCGCATGGACTGTTCTTTGGAAGTAGCCAAAGCCAAACAGGCAAAAGGGGAGACTACAATCTATCGTGCTGATCGGGAAAAAGCCATCCTGGATCGTTTGTCCGAAGGCGTTCCCGAAGACCGTCTTGCCGAATATCTGGCAGTCGTAAAAAAGATTATGGAAACGAGCCGCATGTATCAGTACGGTCTGCTTTTTGATTGGAATCCGGGGCTTTTCGATGAGCTTGCCGAAGGAATCGATGTAACGCCGGGCGGATACCGCGTCAAAGTCCGTCTGACCCGTCCAAATCAGCCGAACGCCATGAGCAGCATTCTCAGTATGGTGGGCGATTATGGCTATAACATGCAGTATATGGAGCTTTTGAGCTTCAATAATAATGAGCGTACAGTGACGTTTGACCTAACCATATTGGGTGATTTGAGTGAGACTCACATGAAAAAACTGATGTTCCAGCTCTCCAGGGAAAGTCAGGAATTTAAAATCCTGGCGAACGAGAGAAAAGAGGGGTCTGAGGCATGA
- a CDS encoding tartrate dehydrogenase yields the protein MEKERFKIAVIAGDGIGPEVLAEGVKVLKAVAALDGTFEFDFTYFPWGCEYYLKTGKMLPDDGIETLSHFDAIYLGAVGYPGVPDHISLRGLLLRIRHDFDEYVNLRPVKLLKGAPCPLAGVREGDIDMVFIRENSEGEYAGAGSWLYPGTPRETVIQDSVFSRFGCERIMRYAYEMARREHKTLTSISKGNALNYSMVFWDQIFKELGEQYPDVETHSYLVDAASMFMVKDPKRYQIVVCSNLFGDILTDLGAAISGGMGLAAGANLNPERKYPSMFEPIHGSAPDIAGQGKANPLASIWSASQMLDFFGKKKWGSKLLNVIEEMLVEKRVLTPDLGGTASTCEVGDEAVRKLES from the coding sequence ATGGAAAAAGAACGTTTTAAGATTGCCGTGATTGCCGGTGACGGGATTGGCCCCGAAGTGCTGGCAGAAGGTGTCAAGGTTCTCAAGGCAGTTGCAGCGCTGGATGGTACGTTTGAATTCGATTTTACGTATTTTCCCTGGGGCTGTGAATATTACCTGAAGACGGGGAAGATGCTTCCCGATGATGGTATTGAAACGCTGAGTCATTTCGATGCGATTTATCTGGGTGCCGTGGGGTATCCCGGCGTACCGGATCACATTTCCCTGCGCGGGCTGCTGCTCCGCATTCGTCATGACTTTGACGAGTACGTCAACCTGCGTCCGGTGAAGCTCCTCAAGGGCGCTCCTTGCCCGCTTGCCGGTGTCAGGGAAGGCGACATTGATATGGTCTTTATCCGTGAAAACAGCGAAGGCGAATATGCAGGCGCCGGCAGCTGGCTGTACCCGGGAACGCCGCGGGAAACGGTTATCCAGGACAGCGTGTTCTCCCGCTTTGGATGTGAACGCATCATGCGGTATGCCTATGAAATGGCACGCCGTGAACATAAAACGCTGACGAGTATCAGCAAGGGAAATGCCTTGAACTATTCCATGGTATTCTGGGATCAGATCTTCAAGGAACTGGGCGAGCAGTATCCTGATGTGGAAACGCACTCTTACCTTGTAGACGCAGCAAGTATGTTTATGGTCAAGGACCCTAAGCGGTACCAGATTGTCGTCTGCTCCAATTTGTTCGGGGATATCCTGACTGACCTGGGTGCTGCCATTTCCGGCGGAATGGGACTTGCGGCCGGGGCAAACCTGAATCCGGAACGGAAGTATCCGTCCATGTTTGAACCGATTCATGGCAGTGCGCCGGATATTGCCGGACAGGGCAAGGCAAATCCGCTGGCTTCGATTTGGTCGGCCAGTCAGATGCTTGATTTCTTCGGCAAGAAGAAATGGGGCAGCAAGCTCCTGAATGTGATTGAAGAAATGCTCGTGGAGAAGCGCGTATTGACGCCGGATCTGGGCGGCACGGCTTCTACCTGCGAAGTGGGTGATGAAGCTGTCAGAAAGCTGGAAAGCTGA
- a CDS encoding 4Fe-4S cluster-binding domain-containing protein: MIVRNSDRDLMEASKNFPYKTRAGGATVTVFVPYDCKNNCPFCVNKEEYADCTGFSLDAICKSIDRMNALTPYCDFVFTGGEPLANLKSLQKMLDHVPETHHIYINTTLPVSKDQTEEEVLDFMRRNAHKISCVNISRHMQHFVQESNDSLLAKLPVKFRINCVLYKNYPEDQLIPFMERFRKVHAPSIQFRFDYTETTPDNLYDQAGDKILHSLKKVADYTGLDGCRMRCGFHFRYKDLELVYHKTLPYSTIFEKDENGTMYAILYDILIKQTGRIDSDWDGTVMDVDKYAHVTFEPYDLKWLERVPRKQMEEAEESVIFEGAACSAS, translated from the coding sequence ATGATAGTTAGAAATTCAGATCGTGACTTAATGGAAGCTTCTAAGAATTTTCCTTATAAGACGCGCGCCGGCGGAGCTACGGTTACGGTGTTTGTGCCGTATGACTGCAAGAACAATTGCCCCTTCTGCGTGAATAAGGAAGAATATGCAGACTGCACCGGATTTTCTCTGGATGCTATCTGCAAGAGTATTGACCGCATGAATGCACTGACCCCGTACTGTGATTTTGTGTTTACAGGCGGCGAACCGCTGGCCAATCTGAAGAGCCTGCAGAAGATGCTGGATCATGTGCCTGAGACGCACCATATCTACATCAATACGACGCTGCCGGTTTCCAAGGACCAGACGGAAGAAGAGGTTCTTGATTTTATGAGACGGAATGCACACAAGATCAGCTGTGTCAATATTTCCCGTCATATGCAGCATTTTGTACAGGAATCCAACGACAGCCTGCTGGCCAAGCTGCCGGTTAAATTCCGTATCAACTGCGTCCTGTACAAGAACTATCCGGAAGATCAGTTGATTCCGTTTATGGAACGGTTCCGCAAGGTGCATGCACCTTCTATTCAGTTCCGTTTTGACTACACGGAAACTACGCCGGATAACCTCTATGATCAGGCAGGAGACAAAATTCTGCACAGCCTGAAGAAAGTCGCCGATTATACGGGCCTTGACGGCTGCCGTATGCGCTGTGGTTTCCATTTCCGCTATAAGGATCTGGAACTGGTTTACCACAAGACACTGCCGTACAGCACGATTTTTGAAAAGGATGAAAATGGCACGATGTATGCCATTCTGTATGATATCCTGATTAAACAAACCGGCCGTATTGATTCCGACTGGGATGGCACTGTCATGGATGTCGACAAGTATGCTCATGTTACCTTCGAACCGTATGATCTGAAGTGGCTCGAAAGAGTCCCCAGAAAGCAGATGGAAGAAGCGGAAGAGAGCGTTATCTTTGAAGGGGCTGCCTGCTCCGCATCCTGA
- the fliB gene encoding flagellin lysine-N-methylase has translation MISIIPDGFNDFVCKAGNCRHTCCQTWEIDIDDDTAAYYLSLKGDLGKRLKKAIGKNEDGCYFKLNREGFCHFLRKDGLCEIILELGEDKLCDICTVHPRFFTYVEDYILCGTGLCCEETCEILAGLEGPLQFTEEDTGRRLSFEALLQDMDLDLSPESCHYIPEIGTDYYKALLSRLAATEPIDTAWTEEMKSLPQMGAQLTDKAKKYKTSYDKSLFDRLYQFILYRQLDKCLVYEPEDVARYAKESTDYIFLKAALTGNPLEAMRRWSEQIEYDTENVDILLQALENNKMDSD, from the coding sequence ATGATTTCCATCATTCCCGACGGTTTTAATGACTTTGTATGCAAAGCCGGAAACTGCCGCCACACGTGCTGCCAGACCTGGGAAATCGATATCGACGATGACACGGCTGCTTATTATCTTTCCCTCAAGGGCGACTTGGGAAAACGTTTGAAAAAGGCCATCGGCAAAAACGAAGATGGCTGCTATTTTAAGCTGAATCGTGAAGGCTTCTGTCATTTTTTAAGAAAAGACGGCCTCTGCGAAATCATTTTGGAACTCGGCGAAGATAAGCTATGTGACATCTGCACAGTCCATCCTCGCTTTTTTACCTATGTGGAAGACTATATTCTCTGCGGCACCGGTCTTTGCTGTGAAGAAACCTGTGAAATCCTTGCCGGCTTAGAAGGCCCTCTGCAGTTTACCGAAGAAGATACGGGACGCCGCCTTTCCTTCGAAGCGCTGCTCCAAGATATGGATCTGGACCTATCGCCGGAAAGCTGTCATTATATACCGGAAATCGGCACGGACTACTATAAGGCACTGCTTTCCCGCCTTGCCGCCACGGAACCGATTGACACGGCCTGGACAGAGGAAATGAAATCGCTGCCCCAAATGGGAGCTCAGCTAACGGACAAAGCGAAAAAGTATAAGACATCCTATGATAAGAGTCTTTTTGACCGGCTCTACCAATTTATTCTGTACCGCCAACTCGATAAATGTTTGGTTTACGAGCCCGAAGATGTCGCCCGGTATGCTAAGGAAAGCACGGACTATATCTTCCTGAAAGCTGCCTTGACAGGAAATCCGCTGGAAGCCATGCGCCGCTGGTCCGAGCAGATTGAGTATGATACGGAGAACGTGGATATACTCCTGCAGGCACTGGAGAATAATAAAATGGATAGCGATTAG
- a CDS encoding cytidine/deoxycytidylate deaminase family protein, whose product MDRPDWDSYFMEIAEVVSKRSTCLRRKVGAVLVKDRQILATGYNGTPKGLPHCEEVGCLREKLHVPSGQNHELCRGIHAEQNAVIQAAVNGVSTLGATLYCTHQPCVVCSKILINAGIKRIVYAHPYPDKLAQEMLASDKQLKLEIFTPKENKK is encoded by the coding sequence ATGGATAGACCTGACTGGGACTCATATTTTATGGAAATTGCCGAAGTCGTTTCCAAGCGTTCCACCTGTCTGCGGCGCAAAGTCGGTGCCGTGCTGGTCAAGGATCGTCAGATTCTGGCTACCGGTTATAACGGGACACCGAAAGGGCTGCCTCACTGCGAGGAAGTCGGGTGCCTGCGGGAAAAGCTGCATGTGCCCAGCGGGCAGAACCACGAACTCTGCCGCGGCATCCATGCGGAACAGAATGCTGTCATCCAGGCTGCTGTGAACGGAGTATCGACGCTCGGTGCCACGCTGTACTGTACGCACCAGCCCTGCGTAGTTTGTTCAAAAATCCTGATTAACGCAGGAATCAAGCGGATTGTCTATGCGCATCCGTATCCGGACAAGCTGGCTCAGGAAATGCTGGCAAGTGACAAGCAGCTGAAATTGGAAATCTTCACTCCCAAGGAAAATAAGAAATAG
- the upp gene encoding uracil phosphoribosyltransferase: MQIRVVDHPLIKEKMTRLRDKNTAPKDFRQLLDQIAQLLLFEVTKDIPVRRTKVETPLAETTGYELAVSGITVVPILRAGLGFLDAVMDLIPEAKVGHIGLTRDEKTLEPIKYYCKIPKDKDAEIILIDPMLATGGSAEAAITMLKQEGYKHFRFMCLVAAPEGVELVNKKHPEVPIYTAALDDHLNEDGYIVPGLGDAGDRVFGTLE, encoded by the coding sequence ATGCAAATTCGCGTTGTAGATCACCCGCTCATCAAGGAAAAAATGACCCGTCTGCGTGATAAGAATACCGCCCCGAAAGACTTTCGTCAGCTGCTTGACCAGATTGCACAGCTGCTGCTTTTTGAAGTGACGAAGGACATTCCTGTCCGCCGTACGAAAGTAGAGACTCCTCTCGCCGAAACGACCGGGTATGAACTGGCCGTATCCGGCATCACGGTGGTGCCGATTTTACGTGCCGGTCTTGGTTTCCTGGATGCCGTGATGGACCTTATCCCGGAAGCAAAAGTGGGGCATATCGGTCTGACCCGTGATGAGAAGACCCTGGAACCGATTAAGTATTACTGCAAGATTCCGAAGGACAAGGATGCTGAAATCATCCTCATTGACCCGATGCTTGCGACGGGCGGCAGTGCCGAAGCAGCTATTACGATGCTGAAGCAGGAAGGCTACAAGCATTTCCGTTTCATGTGCCTCGTAGCAGCTCCAGAAGGTGTGGAACTCGTCAATAAAAAACATCCGGAAGTGCCGATCTATACGGCTGCCCTTGATGATCATCTGAATGAAGATGGCTACATCGTACCGGGACTGGGCGATGCCGGTGACCGGGTATTTGGTACATTGGAGTAA
- a CDS encoding TIGR01440 family protein — MELEEIAQELEESVEELIRRGNGKAGMVLVVGCSTSEILGNRIGTGGSMKLAHELYSVVRKVTKKHKIILAAQCCEHLNRALVVEEKAMEKFGWQQVTVRPVEHAGGAWATQAYEQLSHPVVVEEIKADLGLDIGQTLIGMHLKRVAVPVRLSRKTLGKAVLTAAYTRPPLIGGARAVYPDKKEK, encoded by the coding sequence ATGGAACTGGAAGAAATCGCTCAGGAATTAGAAGAATCGGTGGAAGAGCTGATCCGCAGAGGAAATGGGAAGGCCGGCATGGTTCTTGTTGTTGGGTGCTCGACCAGTGAAATTCTGGGGAACCGTATCGGGACCGGCGGTTCCATGAAGCTGGCCCATGAATTATATTCCGTGGTTCGCAAAGTAACCAAAAAACACAAGATCATTCTGGCAGCGCAGTGCTGCGAACATCTGAACCGGGCCCTTGTCGTGGAAGAAAAGGCCATGGAGAAATTCGGCTGGCAGCAAGTGACAGTGCGTCCGGTGGAACACGCCGGCGGTGCCTGGGCAACACAGGCCTATGAACAGCTGTCCCATCCGGTCGTCGTGGAAGAAATCAAAGCTGATTTGGGCCTTGATATCGGCCAGACCTTGATTGGGATGCACCTGAAGCGGGTAGCGGTACCGGTGCGCCTTTCCCGCAAAACACTTGGAAAGGCTGTACTGACGGCTGCTTATACGCGTCCGCCTCTGATTGGCGGTGCCCGTGCCGTATATCCTGATAAGAAAGAAAAATAA